Part of the Ornithodoros turicata isolate Travis chromosome 6, ASM3712646v1, whole genome shotgun sequence genome, agttGATAAGAGATGGACATCAGTAAAactaatctctgagttgggaatgcctcatatctctgagttgcatttcacatttgatatttctgtgtggttcatctatatagaagcttctgttgcaagatattacaaaaattgatgtacttaaatttgtttctcgtttttgattcaGTTATGttgctatcatttaataatttggactttctctacatgttcaataaaaaatattgcttctgtacaaacttagccgactatgtcatccactttgacgaaatacttccgtttcaaggaaagggtgcgaaaagatagtgacccccgcgaaTAATATTGGCATCtgtttgcgctgcacaataaaatatatcgcctttgtactatcttatctgacctcgagagcgccctgtttgcttgaggaaggaaaaggaatatagcccccacccctttgagtgataaagcatgcgcagtgctttggccGTATAGACAGAGAGATAATATGTCTCCGGGCTTTGAAGAAAATCCGAGATCCTCTCATGTTGCCTgggtgttggattcataaaacaaagtaaggtttgtagtgtctcttagaatgaaaattgtatagtgttcgattagattatgtcacgaagatgattttatgatagttaaaatgatagattattcttctctgttgttttgattaagaatatcttatttgattaaatgtggtgttatagattttatttcctcttgtgttcgtgtcgttcttatcgttcgtgttccgtggtcttcaaGGGTCTCTggtgttcacaattaattacatacatctatcttcaccagtcttcaacaaatcagggcagatatcattagagctgcttgttggctaggagcgtgctatgtggtgaagttcatttttaacatatctattttctgtgttggattcataaaacaaagtaaggtttgtagtgtctcttagaaggaaaattgtatagtgttcgattagattgtgtcacgaggatgattttatgatagttaaaatgatagattattctcctcttcTGTTGTTTtggttaagaatatcttctttggttaaatgtggtgttatagattttattccctcttgtgttcgtgtcgttcttgtcgttcgtgtccgatggtcttccagggtctctgctgttcacagttaattacatacaactatcagaacttcatGCTATTACAATGATGGTGCTCaagtctcagactttttataataaaacttgtaattttgattgtagtcaTATTagttaagaatatcttctttgattaaatgtagtgttatatattttatttcctcttgtgttcgtgtcgttcttgttgttcatgtcccatggtcttccatggaTTCAAGAATggttgttgatattaaaatgtacCTTTTTCAGATTATCGAATGTGGCCTcagcattgtatgtattattgaaagtagaatatGATAATAAAAGAGATtttctttcagattattggggTCCACCCCCGCTGCCGCCGCCacaatgtatgtattattgaaagtagaatattaaattagattctctttcagattattgttgctataatggaagtatgattgttgatattaaaatgtgtctttttcagattatccagtGTGGACGCAGTATTAAATGTACGAGGgttgttcaagtcaaaccaggactttctgtctcctgagcgTACAAATGGCTGAGTGTACaaattttcacacgcgacaggcctccgcgttcatcacgtggtggcccaaagtttgtgcaaaacagaagacacgtgctggacaagatggccgacaacgaggtgagcgcgcacatcgaacagcaaattgtcatgaagtttctcgtgaatgaaggcgtaaagtcatttGAAATTCACAGGAGACTTCAGACTCAGTATGGCCatgatacacttagccgcagcaaagcgtttgagtggtgcaaacggttccgagacggccgtacatcagtgcaggacgatcccgcccgcggcggttcagagcccagtgtcagagttcctgagaacatccaacttgtgaagcgcctgatcctcaaggaccgacggataacatgtacggaactggctcgaaagacgtacctttctgtgggaacgttgaacactatcattcatgaacacctccagtttcggaaagttagtgcccgttgggtcccgaggcagctctcggtgtttgaccggcagagaaaaCTGCAAATCTCTCGAGAGCTAAGGTActgtttcgacactgaaggacagccgttccttgatcggatcatcacgtgcgatgaaacgtgggtgcaccatttcactcctgagtctaaacgcgcatcaaaacagtggaagcatccgggcttgCCTGCTCCCAAGAAGTGCCAAAGCACCctgtctgcgggtaaggtcatggccacggttttctgggacaaggctgacgttgttcatgttgattttcggcccagtggtaccaccatcaatagtgcatattactgcaaggttctcagggatgtgcataaggcgctgaagcaaaagcggccgggcttcatcaccaaaggagtcctcctcctacaggacaatgcacgcccgcataccgcgcacctcacggtacgcaccttacaggaacttggctgggagttgctgccacatctttcttacagtccagacttcgcccc contains:
- the LOC135397846 gene encoding histone-lysine N-methyltransferase SETMAR-like isoform X2, giving the protein MADNEVSAHIEQQIVMKFLVNEGVKSFEIHRRLQTQYGHDTLSRSKAFEWCKRFRDGRTSVQDDPARGGSEPSVRVPENIQLVKRLILKDRRITCTELARKTYLSVGTLNTIIHEHLQFRKVSARWVPRQLSVFDRQRKLQISRELRYCFDTEGQPFLDRIITCDETWVHHFTPESKRASKQWKHPGLPAPKKCQSTLSAGKVMATVFWDKADVVHVDFRPSGTTINSAYYCKVLRDVHKALKQKRPGFITKGVLLLQDNARPHTAHLTSRLRPQRFPSLRGTEGVPRGRHLSCDDEVKNAVRLWLLCAVVGAGLRN
- the LOC135397846 gene encoding histone-lysine N-methyltransferase SETMAR-like isoform X1, producing MADNEVSAHIEQQIVMKFLVNEGVKSFEIHRRLQTQYGHDTLSRSKAFEWCKRFRDGRTSVQDDPARGGSEPSVRVPENIQLVKRLILKDRRITCTELARKTYLSVGTLNTIIHEHLQFRKVSARWVPRQLSVFDRQRKLQISRELRYCFDTEGQPFLDRIITCDETWVHHFTPESKRASKQWKHPGLPAPKKCQSTLSAGKVMATVFWDKADVVHVDFRPSGTTINSAYYCKVLRDVHKALKQKRPGFITKGVLLLQDNARPHTAHLTSRLRPQRFPSLRGTEGVPRGRHLSCDDEVKNAVRLWLLCAGKDFYAAGIQALVKRWDKCISAAGDYVEK